The Halocalculus aciditolerans genome includes a window with the following:
- a CDS encoding TIGR03560 family F420-dependent LLM class oxidoreductase: MDFAVNIPTSGGSFEYSNLVYCDEISWEKQRRFARTVEDVGFDGVSVPDHVMTGTGRTTECLTTLTGLASETESVYLYPKTINNEFRNPALLAKAVATLDNVSDGRVKLGMGAGWKGDEALAYGYKWPDAPTRLRKLEEAIEVVTRLWTEDEVTFDGEHYTLQGAVCEPSPTQRPRPPIMVGGGGEEFTLRITAKHADTWNYWGSHEVMARKLDVLAGHCETYGRDYDEIDKSWFARCIIRRTDAEVAAVLDDAPRFRAENVDENDHHLVGTPSEIIADIERYRDLGIEEVVVEFVDFPRDEGAELFAEEVIPAFA; encoded by the coding sequence ATGGATTTCGCAGTAAACATTCCGACGAGCGGGGGGTCGTTCGAGTACAGTAACCTGGTCTACTGTGATGAGATTAGTTGGGAGAAGCAGCGAAGGTTTGCGCGGACAGTTGAGGACGTGGGTTTTGATGGGGTGAGCGTACCGGATCACGTTATGACGGGGACGGGACGCACGACCGAGTGCTTGACGACGCTCACCGGCCTCGCTAGTGAGACAGAGAGCGTCTATCTCTATCCGAAGACGATCAATAACGAGTTCCGAAACCCGGCGTTGCTCGCGAAGGCGGTTGCGACGCTCGATAACGTTAGCGATGGGCGGGTCAAGCTCGGGATGGGGGCAGGCTGGAAGGGCGACGAAGCGCTCGCGTACGGTTACAAGTGGCCGGACGCTCCGACGCGTCTTCGGAAGCTTGAGGAGGCTATCGAGGTCGTGACTCGCCTCTGGACGGAGGACGAAGTCACGTTCGACGGAGAACACTACACGCTCCAAGGAGCGGTCTGTGAGCCGTCGCCGACGCAGCGACCACGACCGCCGATTATGGTCGGCGGGGGTGGTGAGGAGTTCACCCTCCGTATCACTGCAAAGCACGCCGATACGTGGAACTACTGGGGGTCTCACGAGGTCATGGCACGGAAGCTCGACGTGCTCGCCGGTCACTGTGAAACGTATGGACGCGACTACGACGAGATCGATAAGTCGTGGTTCGCTCGCTGTATCATCCGGCGGACTGATGCGGAAGTCGCGGCTGTGCTCGACGACGCGCCACGTTTTCGCGCGGAGAACGTCGACGAGAACGACCATCATCTTGTCGGGACACCAAGCGAGATCATCGCCGATATCGAGCGGTATCGAGATCTCGGTATCGAGGAGGTCGTGGTGGAGTTCGTGGATTTCCCCCGGGACGAGGGTGCAGAGCTCTTCGCGGAGGAAGTCATCCCCGCGTTCGCCTGA
- a CDS encoding polysaccharide deacetylase family protein: protein MSRARVCLTVDFDGVSSWIHSFGEADSPTNLSRGLFGVDVGAPRLLDLFDDYGVETTWFVPGHTVESFPEAVEAVWAAGHDIQHHGWSHTRPGTYPDTATERADITRGIDAIEALTGRRPSGYRSPSWDFSPDTLSLLQELNFDWDSSQMGAEFCPYPLRTDWQAPADEPFDRGRETDLIEVPVSWQRDDFPAFAFDRQRGYANETAVFEMWESQFEWMYRNIDDGVYVLTMHPQIMGYGHRIERLDALVETMAAYPNVEFTTVDDVAASV from the coding sequence ATGAGTCGCGCACGCGTCTGCCTGACCGTCGACTTCGATGGGGTGTCCTCGTGGATTCACTCCTTCGGGGAAGCGGATAGCCCGACGAACCTCTCTCGTGGCCTGTTCGGCGTCGACGTCGGTGCACCACGGCTTCTCGATCTCTTTGACGACTACGGCGTCGAGACGACGTGGTTCGTTCCCGGACATACCGTCGAAAGCTTCCCGGAAGCCGTCGAAGCAGTCTGGGCTGCCGGCCACGACATCCAGCATCACGGCTGGTCGCACACGCGTCCCGGAACCTATCCGGATACGGCCACCGAGCGTGCCGATATTACGCGTGGCATCGACGCTATCGAGGCGCTGACTGGACGGCGGCCGTCCGGGTATCGATCGCCTTCGTGGGACTTCTCCCCAGACACGCTCTCGCTGCTCCAGGAACTCAACTTCGACTGGGACTCTAGTCAGATGGGAGCGGAGTTCTGTCCGTATCCCCTCCGCACTGACTGGCAGGCACCCGCTGACGAGCCCTTCGACCGCGGCCGCGAAACAGACCTTATTGAAGTTCCCGTCTCGTGGCAACGTGACGACTTCCCCGCATTCGCGTTCGACCGCCAGCGCGGATATGCGAACGAGACCGCCGTCTTCGAGATGTGGGAATCACAATTCGAGTGGATGTACCGAAACATCGACGACGGCGTCTACGTGCTGACGATGCATCCGCAGATTATGGGATACGGCCACCGTATCGAACGACTCGACGCGCTCGTCGAGACGATGGCCGCGTACCCTAACGTCGAGTTCACGACCGTCGACGACGTCGCCGCGTCCGTCTAA
- a CDS encoding SDR family NAD(P)-dependent oxidoreductase: MPTSALVTGAASGIGRAVVKRFLNDDVVDVVAALDIDPGVHEGFGESVATYDVDVSDHGAVNDVVADIEQTTDITAVVNNAAVSRYFWLGDLGPEEWRDVIDVNLTGQYNVAHAVGPRMYERGKGAVVNVSSTAGQRGSASAGVHYSASKAGVLGLTKGLAKQLAPSVRVNSVVPGLIDTPLTTDSELWSEEDLDAFVERLPAGRLGDPDEVARVIHFLCGEGSAYMTGSVVNVDGGSDLV; the protein is encoded by the coding sequence ATGCCGACGAGTGCTCTCGTAACCGGTGCCGCGTCAGGAATCGGGCGTGCGGTCGTTAAACGCTTCTTGAACGACGACGTCGTCGATGTAGTTGCTGCTCTCGATATCGATCCGGGAGTTCACGAGGGGTTCGGGGAGTCCGTCGCGACGTACGATGTGGACGTGAGCGACCACGGTGCAGTCAACGATGTCGTCGCGGACATCGAGCAGACTACGGACATCACTGCGGTCGTGAACAATGCCGCTGTTTCGCGGTATTTCTGGCTCGGTGATCTTGGTCCCGAAGAGTGGCGTGACGTCATTGACGTCAACCTCACCGGTCAGTACAACGTTGCACATGCAGTCGGCCCCAGGATGTATGAGCGGGGTAAGGGTGCCGTCGTCAACGTCTCTTCGACAGCGGGACAGCGCGGGAGCGCGAGTGCGGGTGTTCATTACTCCGCCTCGAAAGCCGGCGTCCTCGGTCTCACGAAAGGACTCGCCAAACAACTCGCGCCGAGCGTCCGTGTGAACAGTGTCGTTCCGGGCCTCATCGATACGCCACTCACGACCGATTCGGAGCTGTGGAGTGAGGAAGACCTCGACGCGTTCGTTGAGCGTCTCCCGGCGGGACGACTCGGGGATCCAGATGAGGTTGCACGCGTCATCCACTTTCTCTGTGGCGAGGGCAGCGCCTACATGACTGGGAGCGTCGTGAACGTCGACGGCGGCTCCGACCTCGTCTGA